A region from the Rosa rugosa chromosome 6, drRosRugo1.1, whole genome shotgun sequence genome encodes:
- the LOC133714452 gene encoding rust resistance kinase Lr10-like, whose protein sequence is MNGVERAYQKGRLPMPARLVLLLLGLCTVASHAKDDHHCQPSSCGDIHNISYPFRLNGDPKNCGKSRYNLSCENKVTVLHLYSGKYYVLAINYGNYTIRVVDANIRKDNCSSLPRYSLASYNFSYKDPYSHYIWKGVSWLQLDRFELSKPIIFMSCENRPGNSSLYVDTASCINATSGHSFVIAGDLDASDLWDSCRIDLMVLTSWIGTKDVNSSYIDIHNELLYGFELSWLDSYRGSRSYRECYVDTNTHKVDCGTRNVNPFNCFLRVLAWTLAKTVLGIPCVVVFLIFKLKRRDLSMYNVIEEFLQSHNNLMPIRYSYSNIKKMTKGFKDKLGEGGYGSVYKGKLRSGRLVAVKMLGNSKANGQDFINEVATIGRIHHVNVVRLIGYCAEGSKRALIYEYMSKGSLDKHIFLKEGLISLSCKEAFEISLGVARGIDYLHQGCDMKILHFDIKPHNILLDQKFVPKISDFGLARLCPLDDSSLTLTAARGTIGYIAPELFYKNIGGVSNKADIYSFGMLLMEIAGKRKNLNANAANTSQIYFPSWVYDQFNEEKEMEIKDATDEEKKLTKKMLMVALWCIQMKPSDRPNSMNKVVEMLEGEVEFIQMPPKPFLYPQDTPVVDDEDDSEKTLSSSLPLENEA, encoded by the exons ATGAATGGCGTGGAGAGAGCTTACCAAAAAG GAAGGCTACCCATGCCAGCACGACTCGTCCTTCTACTTCTTGGTTTGTGCACTGTAGCTTCCCACGCTAAGGATGATCATCACTGCCAGCCTTCTTCCTGCGGTGACATCCACAACATAAGTTACCCTTTCCGACTCAATGGCGATCCAAAGAATTGTGGTAAATCAAGGTATAACCTGTCTTGTGAGAACAAGGTCACTGTATTACACTTGTATTCAGGAAAATACTACGTGCTTGCCATCAATTATGGAAACTACACAATCCGAGTTGTGGATGCCAATATTCGTAAGGATAACTGTTCTTCACTCCCTCGTTATTCCTTGGCCAGCTATAACTTCAGTTATAAGGATCCATACAGCCATTATATATGGAAAGGTGTCAGTTGGTTGCAGTTGGATAGGTTTGAACTGTCAAAGCCTATAATTTTCATGAGCTGTGAAAATCGGCCGGGGAATTCATCTCTCTATGTGGATACTGCTTCTTGCATTAATGCAACGAGTGGGCATTCTTTTGTTATCGCTGGAGACTTAGATGCCTCGGATTTGTGGGATTCATGTCGCATAGATCTGATGGTCTTGACATCATGGATTGGTACAAAGGACGTGAACAGTTCCTATATTGACATCCACAATGAGCTGCTCTATGGTTTTGAACTTTCATGGTTGGACAGCTACCGTGGATCACGTAGCTATCGGGAATGCTATGTCGACACTAATACCCACAAAGTTGATTGTG GCACCAGGAATGTCAATCCATTTAATTGTTTTCTAAGAG TACTTGCGTGGACTCTGGCAAAAACTGTACTCGGAATTCCATGTGTGGTTGTGTTTTTAATCTTTAAGTTGAAACGACGAGATTTATCAATGTACAATGTTATTGAAGAATTCTTGCAGAGTCACAACAACCTCATGCCTATACGATACTCCTACTCCAACATCAAGAAGATGACCAAAGGATTTAAGGATAAATTGGGGGAAGGAGGTTATGGCTCTGTGTATAAAGGAAAGCTTCGGAGCGGTCGCCTTGTTGCTGTTAAGATGTTGGGAAATTCCAAAGCTAATGGGCAAGATTTTATAAATGAGGTTGCTACCATTGGAAGAATTCATCATGTAAATGTGGTGCGACTAATTGGCTATTGTGCTGAGGGATCAAAGCGTGCTCTTATATATGAGTACATGTCAAAAGGGTCTCTTGATAAACACATATTTCTTAAGGAAGGACTCATTTCCTTAAGTTGCAAGGAAGCATTTGAAATTTCACTAGGAGTGGCCCGTGGTATTGATTATCTGCATCAAGGATGTGATATGAAAATTTTGCATTTCGATATCAAGCCACACAACATTCTTCTTGACCAGAAGTTTGTTCCGAAGATTTCAGACTTCGGTCTGGCAAGATTATGCCCCTTAGATGATAGCAGTTTAACTTTGACCGCAGCTCGAGGAACCATTGGATACATAGCTCCGGAATTGTTTTACAAGAATATTGGAGGTGTATCGAACAAAGCTGACATATATAGTTTTGGAATGTTGTTGATGGAAATAGCAGGGAAAAGAAAGAACTTGAATGCAAATGCGGCCAATACGAGCCAAATTTACTTTCCTTCTTGGGTGTATGACCAGTTCAATGAAGAAAAGGAGATGGAAATCAAAGATGCCACGGACGAGGAAaagaaactaacaaagaaaatgCTCATGGTAGCATTGTGGTGTATACAAATGAAGCCTAGTGACCGTCCTAATTCGATGAACAAAGTAGTAGAGATGCTTGAAggagaagttgaattcattcAAATGCCTCCAAAGCCTTTCCTATATCCACAAGACACGCCAGTagtggatgatgaagatgattcgGAAAAAACTTTGTCATCATCACTGCCATTGGAAAATGAAGCTTAA